In Phocoena phocoena chromosome 19, mPhoPho1.1, whole genome shotgun sequence, a genomic segment contains:
- the PIMREG gene encoding protein PIMREG — protein sequence MASRWPAMGASMRRRSLQNQGQLEESEALQPALGHPDTSSGALDSLCRQFQRRLPLRAVSLNLRAGPSWKPLETPQPGQQGLQAAARSAKNALGAVSQRIQESCQSGTKWLVETQVKARRRKRGSQKGSGPPARSPSHRSTRLSVAAPARSSLDPRERVNRRLSTKMGPHAHPRRRSRREAAFRSPYSSAEPLCSPSESDSDLEPVGAGIQHLQKLSQELDEAIIAEESGDMTVSLIHD from the exons ATGGCTTCTCGGTGGCCGGCCATGGGGGCCTCCATGCGTCGGAGGTCCCTACAGAACCAGGGGCAGCTGGAGGAGAGCGAGGCCCTACAGCCTGCACTTGGCCACCCAGACACCTCCAGCGGGGCCCTGGACTCCCTGTGCAGACAGTTCCAAAGGAGGCTGCCCCTGAGAGCAGTCAGCCTCAACCTCAGGGCGGGCCCCTCCTGGAAGCCCCTGGAAACCCCACAGCCAGGACAGCAGGGTCTCCAGGCTGCAGCTCGCTCAGCTAAGAACGCCTTGGGTGCCGTGTCCCAG AGAATCCAGGAGTCCTGCCAAAGTGGCACCAAGTGGCTGGTGGAAACCCAGGTGAAagccaggaggaggaagagggggtcaCAGAAGGGCAGTGGCCCCCCAGCTCGCAGCCCGAGCCACAGGAGCACCCGGCTATCAGTGGCTGCCCCTGCCCGCTCAAGCCTGGACCCCCGGGAGAGGGTGAATCGCCGCCTCTCCACCAAGATGGGCCCGCACGCCCACCCTCGGCGGCGGTCCAGGAGGGAGGCTGCCTTCCGGAGCCCCTACTCCTCGGCAGAGCCCCTCTGCTCCCCCAG CGAGTCTGACAGTGACCTAGAGCCCGTAGGGGCAGGAATCCAGCATCTCCAGAAGCTGTCCCAAGAGCTGGATGAGGCCATCATAGCCGAGGAGAG TGGCGACATGACTGTTTCTCTCATTCATGACTGA